The Capra hircus breed San Clemente chromosome 2, ASM170441v1, whole genome shotgun sequence genome window below encodes:
- the GCG gene encoding glucagon isoform X1 — MKSLYFVAGLLVMLAQGSWQRSLQNTEEKSSSFPAPQTDPLGDPDQMSEDKRHSQGTFTSDYSKYLDSRRAQDFVQWLMNTKRNKNNIAKRHDEFERHAEGTFTSDVSSYLEGQAAKEFIAWLVKGRGRRDFPEEVNIVEELRRRHADGSFSDEMNTVLDSLATRDFINWLLQTKITDRK, encoded by the exons ATGAAAAGCCTTTACTTTGTGGCTGGATTGCTTGTAATGCTGGCACAAGGCAGCTGGCAACGTTCCCTTCAGAACACAGAGGAGAAATCCAG TTCATTCCCAGCTCCCCAGACCGACCCACTAGGCGATCCGGATCAGATGAGTGAAGACAAGCGCCACTCACAGGGCACATTCACCAGTGACTACAGCAAGTACCTGGACTCCAGGCGTGCCCAGGATTTCGTGCAGTGGCTGATGAATACCAAGAGAAACAA GAATAACATTGCCAAACGTCATGATGAATTTGAGAGACATGCTGAAGGGACCTTTACCAGTGATGTAAGTTCTTATTTGGAAGGCCAAGCTGCCAAGGAATTCATTGCTTGGCTGGTGAAAGGCCGAGGAAGGCGAGA TTTCCCAGAAGAAGTCAACATCGTTGAAGAACTCCGCCGCAGACACGCGGATGGCTCTTTCTCTGATGAGATGAACACCGTTCTCGATAGTCTTGCTACCCGAGACTTTATAAACTGGTTGCTTCAGACGAAAATTACTGACAG gaaGTAA
- the GCG gene encoding glucagon isoform X2, producing MKSLYFVAGLLVMLAQGSWQRSLQNTEEKSSSFPAPQTDPLGDPDQMSEDKRHSQGTFTSDYSKYLDSRRAQDFVQWLMNTKRNKNNIAKRHDEFERHAEGTFTSDVSSYLEGQAAKEFIAWLVKGRGRRDFPEEVNIVEELRRRHADGSFSDEMNTVLDSLATRDFINWLLQTKITDR from the exons ATGAAAAGCCTTTACTTTGTGGCTGGATTGCTTGTAATGCTGGCACAAGGCAGCTGGCAACGTTCCCTTCAGAACACAGAGGAGAAATCCAG TTCATTCCCAGCTCCCCAGACCGACCCACTAGGCGATCCGGATCAGATGAGTGAAGACAAGCGCCACTCACAGGGCACATTCACCAGTGACTACAGCAAGTACCTGGACTCCAGGCGTGCCCAGGATTTCGTGCAGTGGCTGATGAATACCAAGAGAAACAA GAATAACATTGCCAAACGTCATGATGAATTTGAGAGACATGCTGAAGGGACCTTTACCAGTGATGTAAGTTCTTATTTGGAAGGCCAAGCTGCCAAGGAATTCATTGCTTGGCTGGTGAAAGGCCGAGGAAGGCGAGA TTTCCCAGAAGAAGTCAACATCGTTGAAGAACTCCGCCGCAGACACGCGGATGGCTCTTTCTCTGATGAGATGAACACCGTTCTCGATAGTCTTGCTACCCGAGACTTTATAAACTGGTTGCTTCAGACGAAAATTACTGACAGGTGA